The following proteins are encoded in a genomic region of Cryptomeria japonica chromosome 11, Sugi_1.0, whole genome shotgun sequence:
- the LOC131860366 gene encoding uncharacterized protein LOC131860366, whose protein sequence is MNQTNTNLTVLQQKEFNSSIHLFATNDSTTLHNKRMLKELNLPIALSIAHIVQQTNTDYDNNEQLPLELLLCENQQVMLLANLWIEVGLVNGSIGLVKKIAYENNTKPPDLPKFVIVRFQNYKGPPWDTLHPNDIPITPITRRKRTQIPLTTAWAITIHKSQGLTLDKATIDIGNTEKQGLTFTAISRVKSIDGIRIHPPFSFERYAKMQKSAFTTIRKKEEARLQQLFGLTSTSQDYNLHL, encoded by the coding sequence ATGAACCAAACAAATACAAATCTCACTGTTTTGCAGCAAAAGGAATTCAACTCatcaatccatttgtttgcaacaaatgacTCAACAACGCTGCACAACAAAAGAATGTTGAAGGAATTAAATTTACCCATTGCTCTCAGCATTGCACATATTGTGCAACAAACTAATACTGACTATGATAACAATGAACAACTACCATTAGAGCTACTATTATGTGAAAATCAGCAAGTGATGTTGCTAGCTAACTTGTGGATTGAAGTTGGCCTTGTAAATGGTTCCATTGGCCTTGTTAAAAAAATTGCATATGAAAACAATACTAAACCACCAGACTTGCCAAAATTTGTTATTGTCCGCTTTCAGAATTATAAAGGCCCTCCATGGGATACATTGCATCCAAATGACATACCCATTACTCCAATTACCCGACGCAAGCGTACACAGATTCCATTGACAACTGCTTGGGCCATAACTATTCACAAATCTCAAGGACTTACACTGGATAAAGCTACAATAGACATAGGCAACACTGAAAAGCAAGGCCTAACATTTACAGCTATCTCAAGGGTCAAATCAATTGATGGAATACGCATTCATCCACCTTTCTCATTTGAAAggtatgcaaaaatgcaaaaaagtgcTTTTACCACcataagaaagaaagaagaagctcgCTTGCAACAACTCTTTGGCCTCACATCTACATCGCAGGATTACAATCTACATCTATGA